In Salinigranum marinum, one DNA window encodes the following:
- a CDS encoding APC family permease produces the protein MSSHGERAPEAELGLLDATMIGMGAMIGAGIFVLTGLAAEIAGPGAIFVFALNGVVTAFTGLSYAELASAIPKSGGGYAFVREVFADLQSFLMGWMLWFAYMIAGALYALGFAPNFLELLHVYGIVPPPDQVGAIALPVIDAGIPAGVGLAFVAVALFVALNAVSTAASGSIETIFTATKVTILMIFVGFGVASPMFSSAEFQPLFPGDRTAFAVLPAMGLTFIAFEGYDLITTVTEEVKNPRENIPKAIFVSLAVTVVVYLLVVTVAIGTLGASGLAAAGEAGIAQAATEFMPTGLPVIKNGGAVIVFGAVFSTLTALNAVVIASSRVAFSMGREGQLLPGFGQLHHRFGTPFVAIVTSAIVMLGSVVLPTQSAGNMSSLFFLLSFIVVNGAVIKLRRERPDMTRPYEMPLYPLPPLLGIVLNLVLTVVLIEFLIRTDPLALVLSVSWIVLGVVTYVGLNRFKTARGVGAGTDEIGEPDELETTDVDAAFEEESEGGAGTDAGLAADEDD, from the coding sequence ATGAGCAGCCACGGCGAACGCGCCCCCGAGGCGGAACTCGGGCTTCTCGACGCCACGATGATCGGCATGGGCGCGATGATCGGCGCGGGCATCTTCGTCCTCACGGGGCTCGCCGCGGAGATCGCGGGGCCGGGGGCCATCTTCGTCTTCGCGCTCAACGGCGTCGTCACCGCCTTCACCGGGCTGTCGTACGCCGAGCTCGCCTCCGCGATCCCCAAGTCCGGCGGCGGCTACGCCTTCGTCCGCGAGGTGTTCGCGGATCTACAGTCGTTCCTGATGGGGTGGATGCTCTGGTTCGCGTACATGATCGCCGGCGCGCTGTACGCGCTCGGCTTCGCGCCCAACTTCCTCGAACTGCTCCACGTCTACGGGATCGTCCCGCCGCCGGATCAGGTGGGTGCGATCGCCCTGCCCGTGATCGACGCCGGAATCCCCGCCGGGGTCGGATTGGCGTTCGTGGCCGTGGCACTCTTCGTCGCACTCAACGCGGTCTCGACCGCGGCGAGCGGGAGTATCGAGACGATCTTCACGGCGACGAAGGTGACCATCCTGATGATCTTCGTCGGCTTCGGCGTCGCCTCGCCGATGTTCTCCTCCGCGGAGTTCCAGCCCCTCTTCCCGGGAGACCGGACGGCTTTCGCCGTCCTGCCGGCGATGGGGCTGACGTTCATCGCCTTCGAGGGGTACGACCTCATTACCACCGTGACCGAGGAGGTGAAGAACCCCCGCGAGAACATCCCCAAGGCCATCTTCGTCAGCCTCGCGGTGACCGTCGTCGTCTACCTGCTCGTCGTCACCGTCGCCATCGGCACGCTCGGCGCGAGCGGGCTGGCCGCGGCGGGCGAGGCCGGCATCGCCCAGGCCGCGACGGAGTTCATGCCGACCGGGCTTCCGGTGATCAAGAACGGCGGCGCGGTGATCGTCTTCGGGGCGGTGTTCTCGACGCTCACCGCGCTCAACGCCGTGGTCATCGCCTCCTCGCGGGTCGCGTTCTCGATGGGCCGGGAGGGCCAGCTCCTGCCGGGGTTCGGCCAGCTCCACCACCGCTTCGGGACGCCGTTCGTCGCCATCGTCACGAGCGCCATCGTCATGCTCGGCTCCGTCGTTCTGCCGACGCAGAGCGCCGGCAACATGTCCAGTCTCTTCTTCCTGCTGTCCTTTATCGTCGTGAACGGCGCGGTGATCAAACTCCGCCGCGAGCGCCCGGACATGACGCGTCCGTACGAGATGCCGCTGTACCCGCTGCCGCCGCTGCTCGGCATCGTGTTGAACCTCGTGCTGACGGTCGTCCTGATCGAGTTCCTGATCCGGACCGATCCGCTCGCGCTCGTCCTCAGCGTTAGCTGGATCGTGCTCGGGGTGGTGACGTACGTCGGGCTCAACCGGTTCAAGACGGCGCGGGGGGTCGGCGCGGGGACGGACGAGATCGGAGAGCCGGACGAGTTGGAGACGACCGACGTGGACGCCGCGTTCGAGGAGGAAAGCGAGGGCGGTGCGGGCACCGATGCAGGACTAGCCGCGGACGAGGACGACTGA
- a CDS encoding HTH domain-containing protein, translating to MPTTTRPRVELWIRTLPAGEGEEHDELRRRLAWLDRRGVIESVRVRTWPHEVALDGPTTPRDRAIANRVRAFRQWAAEQGVTLPAFGDRTTAGVGRMGPEYTALTLPQTALAVTREGVLQWVAPCVEDGRERTPMEWVGAATEGDAPGCDVGPRLVA from the coding sequence ATGCCCACGACCACGCGCCCCCGAGTCGAACTGTGGATTCGCACGCTCCCCGCCGGCGAGGGCGAAGAGCACGACGAACTCCGGCGACGGTTGGCGTGGCTCGACCGCCGCGGCGTGATCGAGTCGGTCCGAGTCAGGACGTGGCCCCACGAGGTCGCACTGGACGGCCCCACGACGCCGCGCGACCGGGCCATCGCGAACCGGGTCCGCGCGTTCCGCCAGTGGGCGGCGGAGCAGGGCGTCACGCTCCCGGCGTTCGGCGACCGCACGACCGCCGGCGTCGGACGGATGGGGCCCGAGTACACGGCGCTGACGCTCCCCCAGACCGCGCTGGCGGTGACGCGCGAGGGCGTGCTCCAGTGGGTCGCTCCCTGCGTCGAGGACGGCCGGGAGCGGACGCCGATGGAGTGGGTCGGCGCCGCGACCGAGGGCGACGCGCCGGGCTGTGACGTGGGGCCGCGACTCGTCGCCTGA
- a CDS encoding TrkA family potassium uptake protein, translated as MTTKLDIIIAGGGRVGFQTAEMLDDLGHDVRIVERDGERCEQIADAYFATVIEGDAANPDILEQAAVDRADAVAALTGETGLNLAVCMAAERLSPEIRSVCRIDRAAGESYTRFVDAVLFPERAGARVAVNEIIGGDVQTLADVTGTLDIMQIRVVEGAPAANKTLQEIRFPSGTLVISDDDGERIARPDTTLDPGRRYIVAVEPDVAGEVMNLLRG; from the coding sequence ATGACCACAAAACTCGACATCATCATCGCGGGCGGCGGCCGTGTCGGCTTCCAGACAGCGGAGATGCTCGACGACCTCGGACACGACGTCAGGATCGTCGAGCGCGACGGGGAGCGGTGCGAGCAGATCGCGGACGCGTACTTCGCGACGGTGATCGAGGGGGACGCGGCGAACCCCGACATCCTCGAACAGGCGGCCGTCGACCGCGCCGACGCGGTCGCCGCCCTGACCGGCGAGACGGGCCTAAACCTCGCGGTCTGCATGGCGGCCGAACGGCTATCGCCGGAGATCCGGAGCGTCTGCCGCATCGACCGCGCCGCCGGCGAGTCGTACACCCGGTTCGTCGACGCGGTGCTCTTCCCCGAGCGCGCCGGTGCGCGCGTCGCCGTCAACGAGATCATCGGCGGCGACGTCCAGACGCTGGCCGACGTGACCGGGACGCTCGACATCATGCAGATCCGCGTCGTCGAGGGAGCCCCGGCCGCCAACAAGACGCTACAGGAGATCCGGTTCCCCTCGGGGACGCTCGTCATCTCCGACGACGACGGCGAACGCATCGCCCGGCCCGACACGACGCTGGACCCCGGGCGGCGCTACATCGTCGCCGTCGAACCCGACGTCGCCGGCGAGGTGATGAACCTGCTGCGAGGCTGA
- a CDS encoding pyridoxamine 5'-phosphate oxidase family protein, producing MEHIEYVYTVGMPESDVERHLREAETGVLSLADGSRAYAVPVHCHYQAGSVLFRLSDDDDSEKLAFLDATTEACFVVYGATNGESWSVVVRGSIGPIGDPERYDAAAINERFGPVRIFDEDVGDTAIELFELRATSVTGRETPRFG from the coding sequence ATGGAACACATCGAGTACGTGTACACGGTCGGGATGCCGGAATCGGACGTCGAACGACATCTGCGCGAGGCCGAGACCGGGGTGTTGTCGCTCGCCGACGGGAGTCGCGCGTACGCGGTCCCGGTGCACTGTCACTACCAGGCGGGGAGCGTCCTGTTCCGGCTGAGCGACGACGACGACAGCGAGAAACTCGCGTTCCTCGACGCCACGACCGAGGCGTGTTTCGTTGTGTACGGGGCGACGAACGGCGAGTCGTGGAGCGTCGTCGTCCGCGGCTCCATCGGTCCCATCGGGGACCCGGAGCGGTACGACGCCGCGGCGATCAACGAACGGTTCGGCCCCGTGCGGATCTTCGACGAGGACGTCGGCGACACCGCGATCGAACTGTTCGAACTGCGCGCGACCTCGGTGACCGGCCGGGAGACACCCCGGTTCGGCTGA
- a CDS encoding universal stress protein, which yields MYDAVLLATDGSTPASRAFDRAVTLAIETGATLHVLSVVDVGDLDPFTDADIDAVDELLRDAAETAVDDAAERAREAGVDVVSTVRVGVPHREICAYADETAADVVVVGTHGRAGLSRALLGSVAARVVRTSTVPVLVVPPV from the coding sequence GTGTACGACGCCGTCCTCCTCGCCACCGACGGGAGCACGCCCGCGAGCCGCGCGTTCGACCGTGCGGTGACGCTCGCGATCGAGACGGGGGCGACGTTACACGTCCTCTCGGTCGTCGACGTCGGCGACCTCGACCCGTTCACGGACGCCGACATCGACGCCGTCGACGAACTGCTCCGGGACGCGGCGGAGACGGCCGTCGACGACGCCGCCGAACGGGCCAGGGAGGCCGGCGTCGACGTCGTCAGCACTGTTCGCGTCGGCGTCCCCCACCGGGAGATCTGTGCGTACGCCGACGAGACCGCCGCCGACGTAGTGGTCGTCGGCACCCACGGGCGGGCGGGGCTCTCGCGGGCGCTCCTCGGAAGCGTCGCCGCGCGAGTCGTCCGGACGTCGACGGTACCGGTCCTCGTCGTCCCGCCTGTGTGA